In Lytechinus variegatus isolate NC3 chromosome 18, Lvar_3.0, whole genome shotgun sequence, a single genomic region encodes these proteins:
- the LOC121432043 gene encoding S-crystallin SL11-like, giving the protein MPSYKYTYFHFKARPETCRLLFLLAGVEYENNAIDHDKYWALKAAGKLPLSQLPILETEGKVFVQSRAIQRYLARKFGFYGNGIEDELLIDEAVETAEEILDYAMPWIYRELDEKKNAESRKDYWESHGPRLLPFLEKRLEGSTSGFFVGDALTVADVSVFNAVDILYDCAPEELAPYKNLLSHRTRIASNPKLTKYLGERQLVPIRQTFLGILALKEKEKSN; this is encoded by the exons atgccttcgTATAAATACACCTACTTCCATTTCAAAGCCAGGCCAGAAACCTGCCGTCTTCTATTCTTGTTGGCCGGAgtggaatatgaaaataatgccATCGATCACGACAAATACTGGGCTCTGAAAGCAGCTGGAA AACTTCCATTGTCCCAGTTGCCTATTCTCGAGACAGAAGGAAAAGTTTTCGTCCAGAGCAGAGCAATCCAGAGATATCTTGCCAGGAAATTTg GTTTCTATGGAAACGGAATAGAAGACGAGCTCCTGATCGACGAGGCCGTTGAGACCGCAGAAGAGATTCTTGACTACGCCATGCCATGGATCTACCGAGAGTTAGATGAGAAAAAGAAT GCCGAGTCGAGAAAAGATTACTGGGAATCCCATGGACCCCGCCTTCTTCCATTTCTAGAGAAGAGATTGGAAGGTAGCACTTCTGGATTCTTTGTAGGAGATGCA CTGACTGTTGCTGATGTCTCTGTCTTCAATGCTGTTGATATCCTCTACGACTGCGCCCCAGAGGAGCTGGCTCCTTACAAGAACCTCCTGTCACACAGGACGAGGATTGCAAGCAACCCAAAACTTACCAAGTACCTCGGAGAGAGACAGCTAGTCCCGATCAGGCAAACTTTCCTTGGCATCCTTgcattgaaagaaaaagaaaaatcaaattag